Proteins from a genomic interval of Psychrobacter fulvigenes:
- a CDS encoding DUF4139 domain-containing protein — MQSQWLKAAALTDQQRSVQLQSSKRVSKKMLAPLSLFSLAAFSVTPTYAANSSIEQVTIYQGLASVTRALPINGSGEQTLVFSCLSPYIDKDSLSVQAANAVNVGEVSIETLSGEQAAQCQYQGDANVQKQQATLADISAELEAARLAKAYLQNLTKVTQISTDGTLANNARDIEAQAASINKRILDIQQRQARAQDALNQLMAGSATSTHNSVTQVSVRTASRTPSSVKLHYQVRGAGWQPTYQARLNTTTEQLNITASAIIAQQTGENWLNIPLTLSSVNPNQNTTGRLPNVERLSLYEEDQQRLAKFAQPMMEPAPVVVSAMDSYGGAASAPNIAPLPSFTVSSQNKNGITEYKLPQRVSIPSDGRHVRTVIDEQSGSSKLWIRSTPSVETAGYWYASAPFLTPAWVDGSLQLYRDDNYIGQSRYSYQTLKEQGIGFGIDPNTIVKQITDEDKQGDKGAFNRTQTLTKTQAYQFTNQHNRNIRLQVLGSEPVSRDDNLKVTITHTPPVTERDWNDNKGMVAWEFDLPSKQSKVIQSTSQVSYPASKKLAIN, encoded by the coding sequence ATGCAGTCTCAATGGTTAAAAGCAGCCGCTTTGACGGATCAGCAGCGTTCAGTGCAACTTCAGTCTAGTAAGCGAGTATCAAAAAAAATGCTTGCACCGCTGAGTTTATTTAGCCTAGCTGCTTTCAGCGTGACTCCGACTTATGCAGCAAATAGTAGTATCGAGCAAGTGACTATCTATCAAGGCTTGGCCAGTGTTACCCGTGCGCTGCCAATCAATGGCAGTGGTGAGCAGACGCTGGTGTTTTCTTGCTTGTCTCCTTATATTGATAAAGACAGCTTGAGCGTACAAGCGGCCAATGCTGTCAATGTGGGTGAAGTCAGTATCGAGACGCTAAGCGGTGAGCAAGCAGCCCAATGTCAATATCAAGGCGATGCCAACGTGCAGAAGCAGCAGGCGACCTTAGCTGATATCAGCGCTGAGCTAGAAGCCGCACGTCTGGCAAAAGCTTATCTGCAAAATCTGACCAAGGTCACGCAAATCAGCACAGACGGTACATTGGCCAATAATGCGCGCGATATAGAAGCTCAAGCGGCAAGCATTAATAAAAGAATTTTAGATATTCAGCAGCGCCAAGCGCGTGCTCAAGATGCCCTTAATCAGCTAATGGCGGGCAGTGCCACTTCGACCCATAATAGTGTAACGCAGGTGAGTGTGCGTACCGCTAGCCGCACGCCAAGCTCAGTAAAACTACATTACCAAGTGCGCGGTGCTGGTTGGCAACCGACTTATCAGGCGCGTCTAAATACGACGACTGAGCAGTTGAACATTACCGCATCGGCCATCATTGCCCAACAAACAGGGGAGAATTGGCTAAATATACCCTTAACCCTCAGCTCGGTTAATCCCAATCAAAATACTACCGGCCGTCTGCCCAATGTAGAGCGTCTCTCATTATATGAAGAAGACCAACAAAGGCTTGCCAAGTTTGCACAGCCAATGATGGAACCTGCTCCAGTAGTTGTCTCTGCAATGGATAGTTATGGTGGCGCTGCATCTGCACCAAATATAGCACCGCTGCCAAGCTTTACGGTTAGTAGCCAAAATAAAAACGGCATCACTGAGTACAAGCTACCGCAGCGGGTCAGTATTCCGAGCGATGGCAGACATGTACGTACGGTCATTGATGAGCAGTCTGGCAGCAGCAAGCTTTGGATTCGTAGTACGCCCAGTGTGGAAACCGCTGGTTATTGGTACGCATCTGCGCCATTCTTGACTCCAGCCTGGGTCGATGGTTCGCTACAGCTATACCGTGATGACAATTATATTGGCCAATCACGATACAGTTATCAGACCCTAAAAGAGCAGGGTATTGGCTTCGGTATTGATCCCAATACCATTGTGAAGCAAATCACTGATGAAGATAAGCAAGGTGATAAAGGCGCGTTTAATCGCACGCAAACCTTGACCAAAACCCAAGCTTATCAATTCACCAATCAACACAATCGTAATATACGCTTGCAAGTATTGGGTAGCGAGCCTGTCAGCCGTGATGACAACCTTAAAGTGACCATTACCCATACGCCGCCAGTGACTGAGCGCGACTGGAATGACAATAAAGGCATGGTGGCATGGGAGTTTGATTTGCCAAGCAAACAATCGAAAGTCATACAGTCCACCTCTCAGGTGAGCTATCCTGCTAGTAAAAAACTGGCAATTAATTAG
- the lgt gene encoding prolipoprotein diacylglyceryl transferase — MMIHPQYDPVALSLGPVEVHWYGLMYLLAFAAAYGLAWYRSSKRDSWSTDMVSDLVFYGALGVILGGRVGYVLFYQFGELLQNPAYLLKVWEGGMSFHGGFLGVMLGMWFFARKYKKSAFEVFDFVVPCVPTGLLFGRIGNYINGELWGRVSDGGYNWLNYFPQAAAFDMQQLQDNPALQELMIEVNGQYLLPRHPSQLYEAFAEGLLLFIFLWWYSSKPRPRMAATAVFLLGYGISRFIIEFFRQPDADQGFVLLGWMTKGQILSAPMIIVGFILLVYAYKRGIYDWGKQAAY; from the coding sequence ATGATGATTCACCCTCAGTATGATCCCGTGGCGCTGTCCTTGGGCCCAGTAGAAGTACACTGGTACGGCTTAATGTACTTATTGGCCTTTGCCGCCGCTTACGGTCTAGCATGGTATCGCAGCAGCAAGCGTGATAGTTGGTCAACCGATATGGTCTCCGACTTAGTGTTTTATGGTGCGCTTGGCGTCATTTTAGGTGGCCGTGTTGGTTATGTATTGTTTTATCAATTCGGCGAGCTGTTACAAAACCCAGCCTATCTTCTCAAGGTTTGGGAAGGTGGCATGTCATTCCATGGTGGTTTTTTGGGTGTGATGCTCGGCATGTGGTTCTTTGCCCGCAAATACAAAAAGAGCGCGTTTGAAGTATTTGACTTTGTGGTGCCTTGTGTCCCAACTGGCTTGCTATTTGGCCGTATCGGTAACTATATCAACGGTGAGCTGTGGGGTCGAGTGTCTGACGGCGGTTATAATTGGTTGAATTACTTTCCGCAAGCTGCCGCCTTTGATATGCAACAGCTGCAAGACAACCCAGCACTGCAAGAACTGATGATTGAAGTGAATGGTCAGTATTTATTACCGCGTCACCCATCACAGTTATACGAAGCCTTTGCCGAAGGCTTATTGTTATTTATCTTCCTTTGGTGGTACTCATCTAAGCCGCGCCCACGTATGGCAGCGACCGCTGTGTTCCTACTAGGCTATGGCATCAGCCGCTTTATCATTGAGTTTTTCCGTCAGCCAGATGCCGACCAAGGGTTTGTGTTATTAGGTTGGATGACTAAAGGACAAATACTCAGCGCTCCGATGATTATCGTTGGCTTTATCTTGCTGGTTTATGCTTATAAACGCGGCATCTATGACTGGGGTAAGCAAGCGGCTTATTGA
- a CDS encoding thymidylate synthase: MITTKNEQAYLDLLRHVMSEGTEKSDRTGTGTLSHFGAQLRFDLASGFPLLTTKKVHFKSITYELLWFLSGSTHVDYLQEHNVRIWNEWATAEQTARFNRPAGDLGPIYGHQWRNYGATKSDDGSYNNDGFDQITQVIEQIKTNPNSRRLIVSGWNPGEAEQVALPPCHTLFQFFVADNKLSCQLYQRSADLFLGVPFNIASYALLTHMVAQVCGLEVGEFIWTGGDCHIYQNHREQVELQLTRELYDLPTLTLNPDVDDIFAFKFEDISVDGYESHPAIKAKVAV; encoded by the coding sequence ATGATTACCACAAAGAATGAACAGGCTTATCTAGATTTGCTACGTCACGTTATGAGTGAAGGAACCGAAAAAAGCGATCGTACGGGTACTGGTACGCTAAGCCACTTCGGTGCGCAGCTGCGTTTTGACTTAGCGTCAGGATTTCCGCTGTTAACCACCAAAAAAGTCCATTTTAAGTCTATCACCTATGAGCTATTATGGTTTTTGAGTGGCAGCACGCACGTCGACTACTTACAAGAGCATAATGTGCGGATATGGAACGAATGGGCAACCGCTGAACAGACAGCACGCTTCAATCGTCCTGCGGGTGATTTAGGGCCTATTTATGGTCATCAGTGGCGTAATTATGGCGCTACTAAAAGCGATGACGGTAGCTATAATAATGATGGCTTCGATCAAATCACCCAAGTTATTGAGCAAATCAAAACCAACCCCAATTCACGACGTCTAATCGTCTCTGGCTGGAATCCAGGTGAAGCGGAGCAGGTTGCCCTACCACCTTGTCACACGCTATTTCAGTTTTTTGTCGCAGATAATAAACTGTCCTGCCAGCTGTATCAGCGTTCAGCAGATCTATTCCTAGGTGTGCCGTTTAATATCGCCAGCTATGCATTGTTGACCCATATGGTCGCGCAAGTTTGCGGACTAGAAGTTGGCGAATTTATCTGGACGGGTGGCGACTGCCATATTTATCAAAACCATCGTGAGCAAGTTGAGCTACAGCTGACGCGCGAGCTTTATGACTTGCCAACATTGACGCTCAACCCTGATGTCGATGATATTTTTGCTTTTAAATTTGAAGATATTAGCGTCGATGGTTATGAATCCCATCCTGCTATCAAAGCCAAAGTCGCAGTATAA
- a CDS encoding dihydrofolate reductase — translation MSYAHTEVAQIAAISSNRCIGKDNELPWHISADLQHFKKMTTKQNDGTSDSAIQGIVIMGRKTFESMGSKPLPKRVSFIISSQLDYAEQKGLVNKDNAYVVHNLDDALTQAASLAHGAHLDTIWVIGGERVFSDALMYTDRIELTHVDIEIAGGDAFYPELPSAFAVSTESEQMHDEKSALDFRSVTYKRKAAE, via the coding sequence ATGAGTTATGCCCATACTGAAGTCGCCCAAATCGCTGCTATCAGCAGCAATCGCTGTATCGGTAAGGACAATGAGTTGCCGTGGCATATCTCAGCAGATTTGCAGCACTTTAAAAAGATGACGACCAAACAAAATGACGGTACTAGCGATAGTGCCATTCAAGGTATCGTCATTATGGGTCGCAAGACGTTTGAGTCGATGGGCAGCAAGCCTTTGCCAAAGCGCGTCAGCTTTATCATCAGCAGTCAGTTAGATTATGCTGAACAAAAAGGTTTGGTAAACAAAGACAATGCCTACGTCGTACATAATTTAGATGATGCCTTGACGCAAGCTGCCAGCCTTGCACATGGAGCGCACCTTGATACGATTTGGGTGATTGGTGGCGAGCGCGTATTTAGTGATGCTTTGATGTATACGGATCGCATTGAGCTGACTCATGTAGACATCGAAATCGCTGGTGGCGATGCCTTTTATCCTGAGCTACCAAGCGCATTTGCCGTATCAACAGAATCTGAGCAGATGCATGATGAAAAAAGTGCATTAGATTTTAGATCTGTGACTTATAAAAGAAAAGCGGCTGAATAA
- the uvrC gene encoding excinuclease ABC subunit UvrC, which produces MTNVSETTPVDDKKVRLNHLIKRLPNLPGVYKMLGKNGDILYVGKAKSLKSRVNSYFAKTIDHPKTRALVARIHNIETIITRSETEALLLEQNLIKEYRPPYNVLLRDDKSYLYVFISADKPYPRLAYGRGKGNHQKGRFFGPFPSAHAAKETLVLMQKMFQMRQCTNTFFKQRKRPCLEYQIKRCRAPCVGLVSPEEYAEDVNNTIRFLKGDSSDIHNALIEKMESAAEVLDFEKAVFYRDQLSMLREVQARQAVYTVQGEADVISIASQAGMTCVNVLTVRGGRVLGGKNYFPDVDSNESLADNLSAFISSFYFQVTDDLPAEIILSHELPDQVAVSEALATHFDSKVVIKTSVREHRSEWLDLAKLNANNALKTKLGDYLELHARFGALKDVLAEVTDRAIDRIECFDISHTMGEATIGSCVVFDQGGARRRDYRQYAIHDIQGGDDYAAMKQALTRRYKKQPLPDLLLIDGGKGQLGIAKEVLTELGILGDTLLVGVAKGEGRKAGLEVLHFIDHEPLDLPMDSKALHLLMHIRDEAHRFAITAHRKKRDKRRSSSVLEVIPGLGEKRRRDLLNHFGGMQQLLGASQQELGGVQGIGPVLAKTIYKVLHE; this is translated from the coding sequence ATGACAAACGTCTCAGAAACAACGCCTGTCGATGACAAGAAGGTTCGTCTTAATCATTTAATAAAACGCCTGCCAAACTTGCCAGGGGTATATAAAATGCTGGGTAAAAACGGTGATATTTTATACGTTGGTAAAGCGAAATCACTCAAAAGTCGTGTAAACAGCTATTTTGCTAAGACAATTGACCACCCAAAGACGCGGGCATTGGTAGCGCGGATTCATAATATCGAAACCATCATTACCCGTAGTGAGACTGAGGCGTTACTACTTGAGCAGAACCTGATTAAAGAATATCGTCCGCCTTATAATGTGCTGCTGCGTGATGATAAATCCTACCTTTATGTGTTTATATCTGCGGACAAGCCTTATCCAAGATTGGCTTATGGTCGCGGCAAAGGCAATCATCAAAAAGGTCGTTTCTTTGGGCCATTTCCGTCTGCTCATGCTGCAAAAGAAACGCTGGTCTTGATGCAAAAAATGTTTCAAATGCGTCAATGTACCAATACTTTTTTTAAACAGCGTAAGCGTCCATGTTTGGAGTATCAGATTAAGCGCTGCCGTGCGCCTTGTGTCGGCTTGGTATCACCAGAAGAGTATGCGGAAGATGTCAACAACACCATTCGCTTTTTAAAGGGCGATTCTAGTGATATTCACAATGCTTTGATTGAAAAGATGGAGAGTGCCGCTGAAGTACTAGACTTTGAAAAAGCGGTGTTTTATCGCGACCAGCTTTCTATGCTACGCGAAGTACAAGCAAGACAAGCTGTCTATACCGTACAGGGTGAGGCGGATGTAATCTCTATTGCCAGTCAGGCAGGCATGACGTGTGTGAACGTCTTAACGGTACGCGGTGGTCGGGTACTTGGCGGCAAAAACTACTTTCCTGATGTCGATAGTAATGAATCGCTAGCGGATAATTTGTCTGCTTTTATCAGCTCATTTTATTTTCAGGTGACCGATGATTTGCCTGCAGAGATTATATTGAGTCATGAATTGCCAGATCAGGTTGCTGTCAGTGAAGCGCTGGCCACGCATTTTGACAGCAAAGTCGTTATAAAAACCAGTGTGCGAGAACATCGCTCAGAGTGGTTGGACTTGGCAAAGCTCAATGCCAATAATGCGCTCAAAACCAAGCTCGGTGATTACTTAGAGCTGCATGCGCGCTTCGGCGCCCTCAAAGATGTATTGGCTGAAGTGACAGATCGTGCTATCGATCGGATTGAATGTTTCGATATCTCTCATACGATGGGTGAGGCGACCATCGGCAGCTGCGTGGTCTTTGATCAAGGAGGTGCGCGCAGGCGGGACTATCGTCAGTATGCCATCCACGATATTCAAGGCGGAGATGACTATGCCGCGATGAAGCAAGCGCTGACACGCCGCTATAAAAAACAGCCGCTACCCGATTTACTGCTCATTGATGGCGGAAAAGGTCAGCTTGGAATCGCCAAAGAAGTATTGACAGAGCTGGGTATTCTTGGCGACACCTTATTGGTAGGGGTTGCAAAAGGCGAGGGGCGCAAAGCGGGACTCGAAGTATTGCACTTCATCGATCATGAGCCGCTTGATTTACCAATGGATAGCAAGGCACTACATTTATTGATGCATATCCGCGATGAGGCACATCGTTTTGCCATCACAGCGCACCGTAAGAAGCGTGATAAGCGCCGTTCGTCGTCAGTGCTGGAAGTCATACCCGGACTGGGTGAGAAGCGCCGTCGTGACCTACTGAATCACTTTGGCGGCATGCAACAGCTGCTCGGTGCTTCTCAACAAGAGTTGGGAGGTGTGCAGGGGATTGGTCCAGTGTTAGCAAAGACCATTTATAAGGTGCTACATGAGTAG
- a CDS encoding DUF3360 family protein: MSSNEIPASGSNPQQPNPSNYDRELQGSYAELHKPNSSFESRDAYLNHELQIMQPKRWRANLPFRDYRFEYEDTIPAMAATIGKVVMVGAIAATFAGPLGLSDAFVLENVRYELLIVAFFVILFSGFLLPTANLAGTHGPLIPLIPIVVAAGGHPMAFGLLIGAFGLLLAISKGGSLLANLTSKGVCGGLLLYLGFIGTISQVKNLFAWAEAINMGHVAFTVILLTIVLYAVLENYNKRWLAVPLSCLLGGGVAFAMGAPFAFETAPGLPNMNPMYWWGDNTGWMLGLPTVESFIVVLPFAVLAVAMWSPDFLGHQVFQKISYPERTERVQMDIDDTMTSASIRQVAGSVLGGTNFASSWGTYIVPAAIAKRPIPAGAVLTGIFCIIAGVWGYPMDLAIWEPVMCVALIVGVFIPLLEAGMEMTREGKTTQSAAIVVFASALVNPAFGWSITLVLDNLGLIGSKERSANLSKMSRWIIPVVTFIVLTGVMAIVGMLPGIPALLPSFRH, encoded by the coding sequence ATGAGTAGTAATGAGATTCCCGCTTCAGGGTCTAATCCCCAGCAACCAAATCCATCTAATTACGATAGAGAATTACAAGGTAGCTATGCTGAGTTGCACAAGCCAAACTCAAGCTTTGAGAGCCGTGATGCTTATCTAAATCATGAACTGCAAATCATGCAGCCTAAACGTTGGCGTGCTAACCTGCCATTTCGTGACTATCGTTTTGAATACGAAGATACCATTCCAGCGATGGCGGCGACAATCGGTAAAGTAGTGATGGTGGGCGCCATTGCTGCAACCTTTGCAGGGCCATTGGGTTTAAGTGATGCCTTTGTATTAGAAAACGTGCGTTACGAGCTATTAATCGTTGCGTTCTTTGTTATTTTATTTTCAGGGTTTTTATTACCTACTGCCAACCTGGCAGGTACCCATGGTCCACTAATTCCTTTAATCCCTATTGTCGTCGCTGCTGGCGGCCATCCAATGGCCTTTGGTCTGCTTATTGGTGCCTTTGGTCTGTTGCTGGCAATCAGTAAAGGGGGGAGTTTGCTGGCAAACTTGACCAGTAAAGGCGTGTGTGGTGGTTTACTGCTATACCTAGGCTTTATTGGTACCATCTCGCAAGTCAAAAATCTATTTGCGTGGGCAGAAGCCATCAATATGGGGCACGTTGCTTTTACAGTGATTCTATTGACGATTGTGCTTTATGCCGTGTTAGAAAACTACAATAAGCGCTGGCTTGCAGTACCACTCAGTTGTTTATTAGGTGGCGGGGTCGCCTTTGCTATGGGTGCACCGTTTGCATTTGAAACAGCACCAGGCTTGCCAAACATGAATCCAATGTACTGGTGGGGTGACAATACCGGTTGGATGCTAGGTCTGCCAACCGTGGAGAGTTTCATTGTGGTACTGCCGTTTGCAGTGCTGGCGGTAGCTATGTGGTCACCAGACTTCTTAGGTCATCAGGTATTCCAAAAAATCAGCTATCCTGAGCGTACTGAGCGTGTACAGATGGATATCGATGATACAATGACCAGCGCCTCCATTCGTCAGGTAGCAGGCTCGGTACTTGGTGGTACCAACTTTGCATCGTCATGGGGTACTTATATTGTACCAGCGGCGATTGCTAAGCGTCCAATTCCAGCAGGTGCTGTCTTAACTGGTATCTTCTGTATCATCGCAGGTGTATGGGGCTATCCAATGGATCTCGCGATTTGGGAGCCAGTCATGTGTGTGGCGCTCATCGTGGGTGTCTTTATTCCGCTGCTTGAGGCGGGTATGGAGATGACACGCGAAGGTAAAACCACCCAGTCTGCTGCCATTGTGGTGTTTGCTTCAGCACTGGTGAATCCTGCGTTTGGTTGGTCGATTACGTTGGTGCTTGATAACCTGGGGCTGATTGGCTCAAAAGAGCGTAGTGCAAACTTGTCCAAGATGAGCCGCTGGATTATTCCAGTCGTCACTTTTATTGTATTGACAGGAGTGATGGCGATCGTTGGTATGTTGCCTGGTATTCCAGCATTACTACCGAGTTTCCGTCATTAA
- a CDS encoding DUF4442 domain-containing protein, whose translation MNLLPKNLENLRRKTKKNVMPLLTPHLLKLRINTYAPYVGAGIKVEHVDLDQGLCVVSMGLNAWNKNIVGTQFGGSLYSMVDPFYMLMLMHQLGSTYVVWDKSSHIEFIAPGTSKVTTRMKIPSTEIGVIQELAKDGEAVFREYKADIVDSQQKVIATVTKNIYIRLRKHSKSKDQSSRIDILDT comes from the coding sequence ATGAACTTGCTACCTAAAAACTTAGAAAACTTAAGACGCAAAACCAAAAAAAACGTGATGCCGTTACTGACACCACATTTGCTTAAGCTACGCATTAATACCTACGCGCCTTATGTCGGCGCTGGTATCAAGGTAGAGCATGTAGATTTAGATCAAGGCCTGTGTGTGGTCAGTATGGGGCTCAATGCTTGGAATAAAAACATTGTCGGTACTCAATTCGGTGGTAGTTTGTATTCTATGGTCGACCCTTTCTATATGCTCATGCTCATGCACCAATTAGGCAGCACTTATGTGGTATGGGACAAAAGCTCACATATTGAATTCATTGCACCTGGTACTAGCAAAGTAACAACGCGGATGAAGATACCCAGTACAGAGATTGGAGTTATCCAAGAGTTAGCCAAAGATGGAGAGGCTGTATTCCGTGAATATAAAGCCGATATCGTCGACAGTCAGCAAAAGGTAATTGCGACTGTGACTAAAAATATCTATATCCGCTTACGCAAGCACAGCAAATCTAAAGACCAAAGTAGCCGTATTGATATTCTTGATACTTAG
- the rplS gene encoding 50S ribosomal protein L19 — MSNKHPLVQSIENSQLLERPDFAPGDTVVVQVKVREGERERLQAFEGVVIAKRNRGLNSAFTVRKISSGVGVERAFQLHSPIIDSIEVKRRGAVRRAKLYYLRERSGKSARIREKLGGRPAAQKKTDAGVPDAVETAPGI; from the coding sequence ATGAGCAACAAGCATCCATTGGTTCAAAGTATTGAAAACTCGCAGCTGCTTGAACGTCCAGACTTTGCACCAGGCGATACCGTCGTGGTTCAAGTAAAAGTACGTGAAGGTGAGCGTGAGCGTCTACAGGCTTTTGAAGGCGTGGTTATCGCTAAGCGTAACCGTGGTCTAAATTCAGCATTCACTGTGCGTAAAATCTCAAGCGGTGTAGGCGTTGAGCGTGCATTTCAATTGCATTCACCAATCATTGATAGCATTGAAGTGAAACGCCGTGGTGCTGTTCGCCGTGCGAAACTGTACTACTTACGTGAGCGTTCTGGTAAATCAGCACGTATTCGCGAAAAGCTTGGCGGCCGTCCAGCTGCTCAGAAAAAAACTGACGCTGGTGTACCTGATGCGGTTGAAACTGCTCCTGGTATTTAA
- the trmD gene encoding tRNA (guanosine(37)-N1)-methyltransferase TrmD: MYFAVISIFPEMFATIREFGITGRAVTQEQVTIECINPRDYTTDNYRRIDERPYGGGPGMVMMAEPLAQAIDDARLRASQHGCRIDSEHCPVIYMSPQGQTLSESSVVSMTEYDGMILLCGRYEGIDERLLSQYVDMEVSIGDYVLTGGELPAMVLMDSVIRRLPDIMGDDKSAEQDSFVDGLLDCPHYTKPHEFAGITVPEVLLSGHHANIAQWRFCQQVSRTKSRRPELWQAFTPTEQQAKWLKALAKQNSSLINESKTVK; the protein is encoded by the coding sequence ATGTATTTTGCCGTGATTAGTATTTTTCCTGAGATGTTTGCGACGATCCGTGAGTTTGGTATCACGGGACGAGCAGTAACTCAGGAGCAAGTCACGATTGAGTGCATTAATCCACGTGATTATACCACTGATAATTATCGCCGTATTGATGAACGTCCTTATGGCGGTGGCCCTGGTATGGTCATGATGGCTGAGCCACTCGCACAAGCCATTGACGATGCGCGTTTGCGAGCAAGCCAGCATGGTTGCCGTATTGATAGTGAGCATTGTCCTGTGATTTATATGTCACCGCAAGGGCAGACGCTCAGCGAAAGTAGTGTGGTCAGTATGACTGAGTATGACGGCATGATTCTGTTATGTGGTCGTTACGAAGGTATTGATGAGCGCCTATTATCGCAATATGTTGATATGGAAGTATCGATTGGGGACTATGTTCTGACTGGTGGCGAGCTGCCAGCGATGGTACTGATGGATAGTGTGATACGTCGTTTGCCTGATATTATGGGTGATGACAAGTCAGCAGAGCAAGACTCGTTCGTCGATGGCTTGCTTGATTGTCCACACTATACCAAGCCGCATGAGTTTGCCGGTATAACAGTACCTGAGGTGCTTTTATCTGGACATCATGCAAACATCGCTCAGTGGCGTTTTTGTCAACAGGTTTCGCGCACCAAGTCGCGGCGTCCTGAATTATGGCAAGCGTTTACCCCGACAGAGCAGCAAGCGAAATGGCTCAAGGCATTGGCAAAACAAAATAGCTCACTAATTAATGAGTCAAAAACAGTTAAGTAA
- the rimM gene encoding ribosome maturation factor RimM (Essential for efficient processing of 16S rRNA), translating to MSSAPDASTLMKIGQLKKPYGIKGWLWVFSDTDDRSAIFDMQPWWIKTATGIKPLTVSKWRQQGTGLVAQFEQVPDRNIAETMNGVAIWVAQDVLPELAEDEFYWSDLLGMRVVNEQDEYLGNITEMFDNGAHDIMRVATNSDSLDNEERLIPWHKQTVVQVDMTGKTVLVAWPSDY from the coding sequence ATGTCATCTGCACCAGACGCCAGCACCCTCATGAAAATTGGTCAGCTCAAAAAGCCTTACGGCATTAAGGGCTGGTTATGGGTGTTTAGTGACACAGATGATCGCTCGGCTATCTTTGATATGCAGCCGTGGTGGATTAAAACCGCTACCGGTATTAAGCCATTGACTGTCAGTAAGTGGCGTCAGCAAGGAACAGGGCTTGTTGCTCAGTTTGAGCAAGTTCCTGATCGTAATATTGCTGAAACCATGAACGGTGTTGCTATCTGGGTCGCACAAGACGTATTGCCAGAACTGGCAGAAGACGAGTTTTATTGGTCAGATCTGCTGGGCATGCGAGTTGTGAACGAGCAAGATGAGTATCTTGGTAATATTACTGAAATGTTTGATAATGGTGCCCACGATATTATGCGTGTGGCTACCAACTCAGACAGTTTGGATAATGAAGAGCGCCTGATACCTTGGCATAAGCAAACTGTAGTGCAAGTTGATATGACTGGCAAAACAGTCCTTGTGGCGTGGCCAAGCGACTATTAA
- the rpsP gene encoding 30S ribosomal protein S16 — MVVIRLARGGAKKRPFYQVVVADQRRARDGRYIENIGFFNPLAKESEEAVRLDMEAYNAWVAKGAQPSDRVASLAKAYNKSATTTEETA, encoded by the coding sequence ATGGTTGTTATTCGTTTAGCACGGGGCGGTGCCAAGAAACGCCCATTTTATCAAGTAGTTGTTGCTGATCAACGCCGCGCGCGTGATGGCCGCTACATCGAAAACATCGGCTTTTTTAATCCGCTAGCTAAAGAGTCAGAAGAAGCAGTACGCTTAGATATGGAAGCGTACAATGCGTGGGTCGCTAAAGGTGCACAGCCTTCAGATCGCGTTGCTTCATTGGCAAAAGCTTACAATAAGTCTGCAACTACAACTGAAGAAACTGCTTAA